From one Candidatus Methanoplasma termitum genomic stretch:
- a CDS encoding ABC transporter ATP-binding protein: MSLLDIESLSYKYDEKIVLDQITLGIKGGEIIGILGPNGCGKTTLLKNLNRNLKPHGGCVLIEGTDIDGISKREIAQSIAAVPQSNEIRFAFTVKEIVTMGRMPFQESFRGETRDDLTIIEKAMEQTGLTRFADRYVNTLSGGERQRAIIARAITQTPKIILMDEPTLHLDINMQFEVLDLIQRLSRENDLAVVIVSHDLPMVTRYCDRVVLIHDHKIFAMGTPEETLTKENMRIVFNVDAELEKDPRTGKTTVRLFGSYRE; the protein is encoded by the coding sequence GTGAGCCTTCTCGATATTGAATCGCTTTCATACAAATATGATGAGAAAATAGTTCTCGATCAGATAACGCTCGGCATAAAGGGCGGAGAGATAATAGGGATACTCGGACCGAACGGATGCGGAAAGACCACTCTTCTAAAGAACCTTAACAGGAACCTGAAGCCTCACGGCGGCTGCGTCTTGATCGAAGGGACCGACATCGACGGCATCTCAAAGAGAGAGATCGCGCAGAGCATCGCCGCGGTCCCTCAATCGAATGAGATAAGGTTCGCTTTTACCGTAAAGGAAATAGTGACAATGGGCAGGATGCCTTTCCAGGAATCCTTCAGGGGGGAAACGCGAGATGATCTTACTATTATAGAAAAAGCGATGGAGCAGACCGGCCTGACAAGGTTCGCCGACCGATACGTTAACACGCTCAGCGGGGGAGAAAGGCAGCGTGCTATAATCGCCAGAGCAATTACCCAGACGCCTAAGATAATACTCATGGATGAACCCACTTTGCACTTGGACATTAACATGCAGTTCGAGGTCCTCGACCTGATCCAGAGACTTTCAAGAGAGAATGATCTCGCTGTTGTAATAGTCTCGCACGATCTTCCCATGGTCACAAGGTACTGCGACCGCGTGGTGCTTATCCATGATCATAAGATCTTTGCCATGGGGACCCCTGAAGAGACCCTTACTAAAGAGAATATGAGGATCGTATTCAACGTCGATGCAGAGTTGGAAAAGGACCCGCGCACCGGAAAGACCACCGTACGTCTTTTCGGCTCATACAGGGAATAA
- the panD gene encoding aspartate 1-decarboxylase, whose amino-acid sequence MRFVLRSKIHRATVTETRLDYEGSITVDEVLLEKVGIWAGERVMIADVDNGARFETYVVKGEKGSGIIALNGAAARLCEKGDKIIIMGYELTSEPIKAKIVLVDSNNKAVKEL is encoded by the coding sequence ATGCGTTTCGTGCTCAGAAGCAAGATCCACAGAGCGACCGTCACCGAGACAAGGCTCGATTACGAAGGGAGCATTACTGTAGATGAGGTTCTTTTGGAAAAGGTCGGGATATGGGCCGGAGAAAGGGTCATGATCGCCGATGTCGACAACGGCGCGCGCTTTGAAACATATGTCGTCAAAGGAGAGAAGGGGAGCGGCATAATTGCGCTCAACGGCGCTGCGGCGAGACTCTGCGAGAAAGGCGATAAGATAATCATAATGGGTTATGAGCTGACCTCGGAACCTATCAAAGCCAAGATAGTCCTTGTAGACAGCAACAATAAAGCTGTCAAGGAATTGTGA
- a CDS encoding ribonuclease HI family protein, whose product MYQIFSDGGSRGNPGPSAYAIVVTKDDKVIFKGSEYLGINTNNYAEYRGLIAGLTKAIELKAENVDFIMDSQLVIKQMNGEYKVKAENIKNLYLDAKALSSMIPNIRFRNVRRTEMLIPMADALLNIELDNHQ is encoded by the coding sequence ATGTACCAGATATTCTCCGACGGAGGATCGAGAGGTAATCCGGGGCCTTCTGCATATGCGATCGTTGTGACAAAGGACGATAAAGTGATATTCAAAGGCTCGGAGTATTTGGGAATAAACACCAACAACTATGCCGAGTACCGCGGACTGATCGCAGGTCTGACCAAAGCGATCGAATTGAAGGCCGAGAACGTGGATTTCATAATGGATTCTCAGCTTGTAATAAAACAGATGAACGGCGAGTATAAGGTCAAGGCGGAGAACATAAAGAACCTCTATCTGGACGCTAAAGCACTGTCATCGATGATCCCCAATATAAGATTCAGGAATGTCAGACGGACGGAAATGCTCATTCCAATGGCCGATGCTTTACTGAATATCGAATTGGATAACCATCAGTGA
- the hisS gene encoding histidine--tRNA ligase encodes MLQSPRGTRDFLPDEMERRRFYEGVLRRTAKRFGFREIQTPIFEEAELFILKSGLNILNELYAFKDKGDRDLALRPELTAPTMRFFVNSMSNEPKPIKVFYFGQCFRYERPQSGRYREFFQFGMEIIGTATPQTDAEVVAAATTMIKDLGLKEYKARIGHIGILKRKLTQAGVISEKMPEILQKLDKKLYDEAWPLMEAAGVARADADSIFELTETVGGVEVLSKVPGEESEYLKQVLSYLSAMGIDAPEIDMGVVRGLDYYTGMVFEVEAPALGAEKQVCGGGSYTLSELFGGEKVFSTGFAIGFDRVLLALEKEGAVFQSKKMDAYVISVSDDMKMKAFEIVGMLRKEGISADIDLADRKMAKAMKYASSIGSKFVVIVGSEEMKNNSVTLRDMSSGEQKLVKISRLKAEIDH; translated from the coding sequence ATGTTGCAAAGCCCCAGGGGCACAAGGGATTTCCTGCCGGATGAGATGGAAAGGAGAAGGTTCTATGAAGGTGTCCTGAGGCGGACCGCAAAGAGATTCGGATTCAGAGAGATACAGACGCCGATCTTCGAGGAAGCGGAACTGTTCATTCTTAAATCGGGGCTCAACATCCTCAACGAGCTGTACGCGTTCAAAGACAAAGGAGACAGGGATCTGGCACTCAGGCCGGAGCTGACGGCGCCCACGATGAGGTTCTTCGTGAACAGCATGAGCAACGAGCCGAAACCCATCAAGGTATTCTATTTCGGTCAATGTTTCAGATACGAAAGGCCGCAGAGCGGAAGATACAGAGAGTTCTTCCAGTTTGGCATGGAAATAATCGGCACAGCCACTCCGCAGACAGATGCGGAAGTAGTTGCCGCTGCGACCACAATGATCAAGGATCTCGGTTTGAAAGAATATAAGGCGCGCATCGGCCACATCGGCATACTGAAAAGAAAGCTCACACAGGCGGGAGTAATATCTGAGAAAATGCCGGAGATCCTGCAGAAATTGGATAAGAAGCTCTATGATGAAGCATGGCCGCTGATGGAAGCGGCAGGCGTCGCCAGAGCCGACGCGGACTCGATATTCGAACTGACAGAGACGGTCGGCGGCGTCGAAGTTCTGAGTAAAGTCCCGGGCGAGGAATCGGAATATTTGAAACAGGTCCTTTCATATCTGTCTGCGATGGGAATAGATGCTCCCGAGATAGACATGGGGGTCGTCCGCGGCCTCGATTACTATACGGGGATGGTATTCGAGGTAGAGGCCCCCGCGTTGGGCGCGGAGAAGCAGGTCTGCGGAGGCGGATCTTATACATTATCGGAGTTATTCGGAGGAGAGAAAGTATTCTCCACAGGCTTTGCGATAGGGTTCGACAGAGTACTGCTGGCACTTGAGAAAGAAGGCGCAGTATTTCAATCAAAGAAGATGGATGCTTATGTTATATCGGTGTCTGATGACATGAAGATGAAAGCGTTCGAGATCGTCGGCATGCTCAGGAAGGAAGGAATATCCGCCGACATAGATCTTGCTGACAGGAAGATGGCGAAAGCGATGAAATATGCTTCATCGATTGGTTCGAAGTTCGTCGTTATCGTAGGAAGCGAAGAAATGAAGAACAACTCCGTCACGTTGAGAGACATGTCATCAGGTGAGCAGAAGTTGGTGAAAATAAGCCGCCTTAAGGCCGAGATCGATCACTGA
- a CDS encoding HepT-like ribonuclease domain-containing protein has protein sequence MKNDQLLLNKIIECCNDIEECIEFFGNDEADFLESNIYQKSCAFSIIQIGEAVKSLSFGVTNDNRDIPWKDIAGFRDVIVHNYGAVNKRYLWKTITNLVPELKETCGRILVDISSE, from the coding sequence ATGAAGAATGATCAACTTCTTTTGAATAAAATAATAGAATGTTGCAATGATATCGAAGAATGCATTGAATTCTTTGGCAACGACGAAGCGGATTTTCTTGAAAGCAACATTTATCAAAAGAGCTGTGCCTTCAGTATCATCCAGATAGGGGAAGCAGTGAAGTCTCTATCATTTGGGGTGACAAATGATAACAGGGACATACCATGGAAAGACATTGCAGGATTCAGAGATGTTATTGTCCATAATTATGGGGCTGTAAACAAAAGATACCTTTGGAAAACGATAACGAACTTAGTTCCAGAGTTAAAAGAAACGTGTGGGCGTATTTTAGTGGATATAAGCTCTGAATGA
- a CDS encoding nucleotidyltransferase family protein, with the protein MPSAKKKIYSIGELKEIVAPVAERYGVAKVYLFGSVARGDYDENSDYDFCIEPGRIQDLLALSGFFQDLRYAVGREIDLVDTKSLKPDFLNAVLSEGVIVYEE; encoded by the coding sequence ATGCCGTCAGCGAAAAAAAAGATATACTCTATCGGTGAACTAAAAGAAATAGTGGCACCGGTAGCGGAGCGATACGGGGTTGCTAAAGTGTATCTTTTCGGTTCAGTCGCAAGAGGGGACTACGACGAAAACAGCGACTATGATTTCTGCATTGAACCCGGGAGAATACAAGATCTGCTGGCATTGTCCGGATTCTTTCAGGATTTACGCTACGCCGTTGGACGCGAGATCGATCTTGTTGACACAAAATCTCTAAAGCCAGACTTTCTGAACGCGGTCCTGTCAGAAGGAGTAATCGTTTATGAAGAATGA
- a CDS encoding OBG GTPase family GTP-binding protein has product MATIDEQIKELEEQISNTKYNKSTEAHIGKLKAKIARLTAEEEKRRSSKGPTKGFYVKKAGDATVALVGFPSVGKSTLLNQLTGAKSEVGAYHFTTLDIIPGVLEYNHAKIQILDMPGLIKDASRGKGRGREVIAAARASDVILLVVDVFNPKMDVLLKELYNAAIRMNQYKPDVVITGSAQGGLSVKPTVKLTKIDVETIRDMAAAYGHINATIVVREDINVEQMLDVLAGNRVYVKCVMAINKVDLAKPGELEYAQSLYPEYRTVAVSAVTGFGIEELKQTLYDTIEMIRIYLKPQGKEADMAEPLIVKRGNTVGDVCEVIHRDFRNNFRYAMVWGKSAKFPGQTVGMDHVVEDEDILTIIVKR; this is encoded by the coding sequence GTGGCAACCATTGATGAGCAGATCAAAGAGTTGGAGGAACAGATATCCAACACTAAATACAATAAATCCACGGAGGCCCACATCGGAAAACTGAAGGCGAAGATAGCGCGCCTGACAGCTGAAGAAGAGAAAAGAAGATCTTCTAAGGGGCCGACAAAAGGCTTCTATGTCAAGAAAGCCGGGGATGCCACCGTCGCTCTCGTAGGATTCCCTTCGGTGGGAAAGTCCACACTCCTCAATCAGCTCACAGGGGCGAAATCAGAAGTGGGAGCATACCATTTCACAACTTTGGATATAATTCCCGGCGTTTTGGAATACAATCATGCGAAGATCCAGATCCTGGATATGCCCGGTCTGATCAAGGACGCTTCGAGAGGAAAAGGAAGGGGAAGAGAGGTCATTGCCGCGGCAAGGGCATCCGATGTGATACTCCTGGTGGTCGATGTTTTCAATCCCAAGATGGATGTTCTTCTTAAAGAACTCTATAACGCAGCCATAAGGATGAATCAATACAAACCGGATGTAGTTATCACAGGTTCGGCCCAAGGCGGTCTTTCTGTTAAACCGACGGTCAAGCTGACGAAGATCGATGTTGAAACGATCAGGGACATGGCCGCCGCATACGGCCACATCAACGCAACAATAGTAGTGAGGGAGGACATCAATGTGGAACAGATGCTGGATGTCCTCGCCGGGAACAGAGTTTACGTCAAGTGCGTGATGGCGATAAACAAGGTGGATCTGGCTAAACCCGGAGAATTGGAATATGCTCAATCATTATATCCTGAGTACAGGACCGTCGCGGTATCGGCGGTCACAGGCTTTGGAATAGAGGAGCTGAAACAAACGCTTTACGACACTATCGAGATGATACGTATTTACCTCAAACCCCAGGGGAAAGAGGCGGATATGGCGGAACCTCTAATTGTTAAGAGGGGGAACACGGTCGGGGACGTTTGCGAGGTCATACACAGGGATTTCAGGAATAATTTCAGATATGCGATGGTCTGGGGGAAGAGTGCTAAGTTCCCCGGACAGACGGTCGGAATGGATCATGTCGTAGAGGATGAGGACATCCTTACAATTATTGTGAAAAGATGA
- a CDS encoding zinc ribbon domain-containing protein gives MNGTADAKTIDMKWFGKWTPIQILGVFGSLVVAIVLTLFGFGNGCMCFGALIIAVILYMVPRMLGVEHIKLMALVGVLFLAVTLIVGGLLIAPDFVKNNQGNPPDNNYFTDVQFNYDIPGYDNGVQITASIKEGVDMTSKEVYFQYAAVSGIVLGGTVNGSSKDDIRLDLSGPTFIPLNSGTLHIGGLVVKDVTDSDNPVPVDDSRTRSSFLTGAFDGSITGLALVGTFMSVITIVIMFFIIMILSNVMKGRMEKTREQMEKDGRLYPRGHGRCQKCGSLVLPGEVTCRKCGEYIDRPDEIKPDKKDFFECSECGAEVPADAKQCPKCGAAFDEEDEVVITPAEHTAEAPVNDKESASKSKSVQEDSRSSGREPVVCPECGEVSPAGAWFCPRCGKSFDEKK, from the coding sequence ATGAATGGTACTGCGGATGCGAAGACCATCGACATGAAATGGTTCGGAAAATGGACACCGATCCAAATACTCGGAGTTTTCGGGTCCTTAGTGGTCGCTATTGTCCTGACGTTATTCGGATTCGGTAACGGGTGTATGTGTTTCGGCGCATTGATAATAGCGGTCATACTCTACATGGTGCCCCGCATGCTGGGCGTAGAGCACATCAAGCTGATGGCGTTGGTCGGGGTATTGTTCCTTGCTGTTACCCTGATCGTCGGAGGGCTGCTCATTGCACCTGATTTTGTAAAGAACAATCAAGGTAACCCACCAGACAACAACTATTTTACCGATGTCCAATTCAATTATGATATTCCCGGCTACGATAACGGAGTACAGATAACCGCCAGTATAAAAGAAGGGGTTGACATGACCTCAAAAGAGGTTTACTTCCAGTATGCTGCCGTAAGCGGCATAGTGCTGGGAGGAACGGTCAACGGTTCGTCGAAGGACGATATCAGGCTGGATCTGAGCGGGCCAACCTTTATCCCACTCAATTCCGGCACTTTACACATCGGCGGACTTGTAGTAAAAGATGTGACTGACAGCGATAACCCGGTTCCTGTCGATGATTCGCGCACGCGTTCCTCTTTCCTGACCGGAGCGTTCGACGGCAGCATTACGGGCCTTGCACTGGTGGGGACCTTTATGAGCGTCATAACCATCGTTATCATGTTCTTCATAATCATGATCCTCTCAAATGTGATGAAGGGCAGGATGGAGAAGACCAGAGAGCAGATGGAGAAGGACGGCAGACTGTACCCGCGGGGCCATGGAAGATGCCAAAAGTGCGGTTCGTTGGTCCTTCCGGGAGAGGTCACATGCAGGAAGTGCGGAGAGTACATCGACCGTCCCGATGAGATAAAACCTGATAAGAAGGATTTCTTCGAGTGCTCGGAATGCGGTGCGGAGGTCCCGGCGGACGCAAAGCAATGTCCGAAGTGCGGCGCGGCATTCGATGAAGAAGATGAGGTCGTTATCACACCCGCGGAACATACCGCTGAGGCTCCCGTCAATGACAAAGAGTCGGCATCAAAAAGCAAATCTGTACAAGAGGATTCTCGCTCATCGGGCAGAGAACCGGTTGTGTGCCCCGAGTGCGGAGAGGTCTCTCCGGCGGGAGCGTGGTTCTGTCCGAGGTGCGGCAAATCCTTTGATGAGAAGAAATAA
- a CDS encoding DNA topoisomerase VI subunit B, with the protein MPSNNIEDYSEGNTQAHKMAAKQQEISVTEFFEKNKHILGFDSRSKSLMMGIKEAVDNSLDACEEAGFLPDIYVRVERLQEEEEYRITVEDNGPGIIHKMIPNVFGRLLYGSRFHALRQSRGQQGIGISATVMYGNISTGKPAHVESKIEGKDEVAWKMDITIDTKTNRPIVKNDVAFIWEGKDHGTKIEYTTKGRYITGKQSIFEYLRNTAIVNPHTKIEFHDPEGKKYIFERATEQMPPKSKEIKPHPEGMEIGDLMKYTQNTQQKTVNAFLKNDFSRITERIADEILTKAGVDPSMKPSALSRDQCKAILSAITQVKIMAPQTDCLSPIGDTLIKKGLMHVLDGLRPDYYATPVSRSPKSVNGNPFIVEAGIVYGGEIPSDDQVTILRFANRVPLLYQQGACAITKAISEVDWRRYGLEQRGGKGIPFGPAIILVHVASTKVPFTSEGKEAIASFAELQSEIEQALRLCARNLKSHLNKMERKTKTGAKFQIVQEIIPAIAKKSSAMLNRPMPDLSRTISKIMNVVWIKAEKKKDPQKGFVITYTIHNYTTQERTIGLHTHLPKSCANLTLFSNPYFVNNMTDDGKVMWEVKNIQPSTSLTISFELKGELADTFDADDVYISGINPVLVMGAEALPGDWGIKGLEIIESDENIPADDEEEETEAEDLGDE; encoded by the coding sequence ATGCCCTCTAACAATATTGAAGATTATTCCGAAGGGAATACGCAAGCCCATAAAATGGCGGCTAAACAGCAAGAGATCTCTGTAACAGAGTTCTTCGAAAAGAACAAACACATCCTCGGTTTCGATTCGAGATCTAAGTCCCTTATGATGGGGATCAAAGAAGCGGTCGATAACTCTCTGGACGCCTGCGAGGAAGCGGGATTCCTGCCCGATATCTACGTACGGGTGGAACGTCTTCAGGAAGAAGAGGAGTACAGGATAACGGTCGAAGATAACGGACCCGGGATCATCCATAAGATGATACCCAATGTTTTCGGGCGTCTGCTTTACGGTTCGAGATTCCACGCCCTCAGACAGTCGAGGGGGCAGCAGGGTATCGGTATCTCCGCGACAGTTATGTACGGCAACATCTCAACGGGAAAACCCGCCCATGTCGAGTCAAAGATCGAAGGGAAGGACGAAGTGGCCTGGAAGATGGACATCACTATCGATACCAAGACCAACCGCCCTATCGTAAAGAACGACGTTGCATTCATCTGGGAAGGGAAAGACCACGGTACAAAGATCGAATACACCACAAAGGGGAGGTACATCACCGGAAAGCAGTCGATCTTCGAATACCTTAGGAACACTGCCATCGTCAACCCCCACACCAAGATCGAGTTCCATGACCCCGAAGGGAAGAAGTACATATTCGAAAGGGCGACCGAACAGATGCCTCCGAAGTCAAAGGAGATCAAACCGCACCCCGAAGGAATGGAGATCGGGGATCTGATGAAATACACTCAGAACACTCAGCAGAAAACGGTCAATGCATTCCTAAAGAACGATTTCTCAAGGATAACAGAGAGGATCGCAGACGAGATCCTCACAAAAGCAGGCGTCGATCCTTCGATGAAACCTTCGGCGCTTTCGAGAGATCAATGTAAGGCGATACTCTCGGCGATCACGCAGGTCAAGATAATGGCTCCTCAGACCGATTGCCTGTCACCGATCGGAGACACTCTGATCAAAAAGGGGCTCATGCATGTTCTGGATGGGCTGAGGCCCGATTACTATGCGACCCCCGTTTCCCGTTCCCCGAAGTCTGTGAACGGTAACCCGTTCATAGTCGAGGCGGGGATAGTGTACGGCGGCGAGATACCGTCCGATGATCAGGTCACGATACTCAGATTCGCGAACCGCGTTCCGCTGCTGTATCAGCAGGGAGCGTGCGCAATAACAAAAGCCATCTCGGAAGTAGATTGGAGACGCTACGGATTGGAACAGAGAGGCGGAAAGGGGATACCTTTCGGCCCAGCTATAATATTGGTCCATGTTGCATCCACAAAGGTCCCGTTCACATCCGAGGGCAAGGAAGCGATAGCCTCTTTTGCCGAACTTCAGAGTGAGATAGAACAGGCTCTGAGACTATGTGCCAGAAATCTAAAGAGCCACTTGAACAAAATGGAAAGGAAGACTAAGACCGGCGCTAAATTCCAGATCGTTCAGGAGATCATTCCTGCGATAGCAAAGAAGTCATCGGCAATGCTCAACAGGCCGATGCCCGACCTCAGCAGGACCATCAGTAAGATCATGAACGTCGTATGGATCAAAGCTGAGAAAAAGAAGGATCCGCAGAAGGGTTTTGTTATCACATACACCATCCACAACTACACAACACAGGAGCGTACGATCGGGTTGCATACGCATCTTCCGAAGAGCTGCGCTAACTTGACGCTCTTCTCTAACCCGTATTTCGTCAACAACATGACCGATGACGGAAAGGTCATGTGGGAGGTAAAAAACATACAGCCCTCTACATCGCTCACGATATCATTTGAGTTGAAAGGAGAGTTGGCAGATACCTTCGATGCCGATGATGTGTACATCTCGGGCATCAATCCGGTATTAGTGATGGGGGCCGAAGCGCTTCCCGGGGATTGGGGGATAAAAGGATTGGAGATAATCGAGAGCGACGAGAACATCCCTGCAGATGACGAAGAAGAGGAAACGGAGGCTGAAGACCTTGGCGACGAATGA
- a CDS encoding DNA topoisomerase IV subunit A, with product MTKKRKRRLKTLATNERQTTAMNNLTSIVGKIYDQLDAGSVPLMELPLRSKKNIEFDTQHNVWKYGDLRTNRTAKTVQGAQMMLRTVYTADFINEMIKENKSSTLREMYYISEGWEHAKFNTQDESNLLAEDLEIISRCMREDFKLRPEESGAHVYGNLDISTMTKKGMKKFNCIDDVAETGFAVPYNVEKENFEIVGSDAKFIMAIETGGMFARLIENGFPERYGAILVHLSGQPARSTRRLIKRLNEERNLPVTVFTDGDPWSFRIFASVAYGAIKTAHISEYLATPTAQFIGITASDILNYDLPTDKLSDKDVGALNAELSDPRFNDGFWDSEIKAMLEMKKKSEQQALAKYGLDFVTDNYLPEKLTDMGVL from the coding sequence ATGACGAAGAAGAGGAAACGGAGGCTGAAGACCTTGGCGACGAATGAAAGACAGACCACGGCAATGAATAACCTCACATCCATTGTGGGTAAAATTTATGATCAATTAGATGCCGGCAGCGTGCCGCTGATGGAGCTCCCCCTCAGGTCTAAGAAGAACATCGAATTCGACACTCAGCACAACGTATGGAAATACGGTGACCTGAGGACCAACCGTACGGCGAAAACAGTTCAGGGAGCACAAATGATGCTCAGAACTGTTTACACAGCGGATTTCATCAACGAGATGATTAAAGAGAACAAATCCTCTACATTGAGGGAAATGTACTATATATCCGAAGGATGGGAGCATGCAAAGTTCAATACCCAGGACGAAAGCAACCTTCTCGCCGAAGATCTGGAGATCATCTCAAGATGTATGAGGGAGGACTTCAAGCTCAGACCCGAGGAAAGCGGTGCGCACGTGTATGGGAACCTTGACATAAGCACGATGACAAAGAAGGGAATGAAGAAGTTCAACTGCATCGATGATGTTGCAGAGACCGGTTTCGCTGTTCCCTATAATGTGGAGAAAGAGAACTTCGAGATCGTCGGCAGCGATGCAAAATTCATCATGGCGATAGAAACAGGCGGTATGTTCGCAAGGCTTATCGAGAACGGTTTCCCCGAAAGGTATGGGGCGATACTTGTTCACCTCAGCGGACAGCCGGCAAGAAGCACGAGGCGTTTGATAAAGAGGCTGAATGAAGAGAGGAACCTGCCCGTGACCGTGTTCACCGACGGCGACCCGTGGTCGTTCAGGATATTCGCTTCCGTTGCATACGGCGCTATCAAAACGGCGCACATATCAGAATATCTGGCGACACCGACCGCACAATTCATCGGGATAACGGCATCCGACATTCTGAATTATGATCTGCCCACCGACAAGCTCTCAGACAAAGATGTCGGTGCCCTGAATGCCGAGCTGTCCGACCCGAGATTCAATGACGGGTTCTGGGACAGTGAGATCAAAGCCATGCTGGAGATGAAAAAGAAGTCTGAGCAGCAGGCTCTGGCGAAATACGGTCTCGACTTCGTGACGGACAATTATCTCCCCGAGAAACTTACAGATATGGGAGTCTTGTAA
- the lysS gene encoding lysine--tRNA ligase translates to MHWADVIAKDVADTCEKPLIAAGISPSGTIHVGSLREAITAESIRSAVKELNENVRMIYLIDSFDQLKKRSDFLPESYEEHVNKPISQIPCPCGKHHNFAHHFIQNFLDAVESLDIDCEVIWTHELYEQGKFAQAIDLCFKKRKEIIQILHEVSGKEQKEDYAPYNPVCKDCGKFTNPIFETYSYPTVEYQCKCGYHGIADITKGDGKLTWRLEWPAKWLIFGTSAEPFGKDHAAAGGSYDTGERIAREIYGIEPPLPIPYEFVQLKGVGQMHKSTGSSVTGLDAIGMMPPEVVNYLFLRIQPNKSIDYDPGIGVVEMTDEYDRMERIFFTEGYKSKEVGENSLRAYEIAQHNHVPTEMPLQVPYRHLVSVVQMASTFEDVLAILGRTTDMSKAKEEDIERLRKRVDCVRYWLNGFAPDDVKFYVYPTIPCGTEITMGDKVFFQKLVERLNDANWDADTISQIITETGKETPTGVKAAFKVIYMVLIGKPAGPRVGPFLASMDKQFVINRFIQAVRHT, encoded by the coding sequence ATGCACTGGGCAGACGTTATTGCGAAAGATGTCGCTGATACATGCGAAAAGCCGCTGATAGCGGCGGGTATCAGCCCCTCAGGCACCATACATGTTGGGAGTCTTAGGGAAGCTATTACTGCGGAGTCGATAAGGAGCGCAGTAAAGGAACTGAATGAGAATGTACGCATGATCTATCTTATTGATTCATTCGACCAGTTGAAAAAACGTTCCGACTTCCTGCCCGAATCATATGAGGAGCATGTCAACAAGCCGATATCCCAGATACCGTGCCCTTGCGGAAAACATCACAATTTCGCCCACCACTTCATACAGAACTTCCTTGATGCGGTGGAGTCCCTCGACATCGACTGCGAGGTGATATGGACGCACGAGCTTTATGAGCAGGGTAAATTCGCTCAGGCGATAGATCTATGCTTCAAAAAGAGGAAAGAAATAATCCAGATACTGCACGAGGTATCCGGGAAAGAGCAGAAAGAGGACTATGCCCCGTACAACCCCGTCTGCAAGGACTGCGGAAAATTCACCAATCCCATATTCGAGACCTATTCCTATCCGACGGTGGAGTATCAGTGCAAATGCGGATACCACGGTATCGCAGACATAACCAAAGGCGACGGAAAGCTGACGTGGAGACTGGAATGGCCCGCCAAATGGTTGATATTCGGGACATCAGCCGAACCATTTGGCAAAGACCATGCTGCCGCGGGCGGATCATATGATACCGGCGAAAGGATCGCCAGAGAGATATACGGTATCGAACCGCCGCTTCCCATACCATATGAATTCGTACAGCTCAAAGGCGTCGGCCAGATGCATAAATCGACGGGTTCGTCCGTTACTGGTCTTGATGCTATCGGCATGATGCCGCCGGAGGTTGTCAATTATCTTTTCCTGAGGATCCAGCCCAATAAATCAATCGATTACGATCCCGGTATCGGGGTCGTGGAAATGACCGATGAGTATGACAGGATGGAGAGGATATTCTTCACAGAGGGGTACAAATCAAAGGAGGTGGGAGAGAATTCCTTACGGGCATACGAGATAGCGCAGCATAACCATGTTCCGACAGAGATGCCCCTGCAGGTCCCGTACAGGCACTTGGTCAGCGTCGTGCAGATGGCAAGTACTTTTGAGGATGTATTGGCCATACTCGGCAGGACAACGGACATGTCCAAAGCAAAAGAAGAGGATATAGAAAGACTGAGGAAGCGAGTCGACTGCGTAAGGTACTGGCTAAATGGGTTCGCACCTGACGATGTGAAATTCTACGTATATCCGACGATCCCTTGCGGGACAGAAATAACAATGGGAGATAAAGTATTCTTCCAGAAGCTGGTGGAAAGGCTTAACGATGCCAACTGGGATGCGGATACGATAAGCCAGATAATAACCGAGACGGGAAAGGAGACCCCCACAGGCGTTAAAGCGGCTTTCAAAGTGATATATATGGTGTTGATCGGAAAGCCCGCAGGCCCAAGAGTAGGTCCGTTCTTGGCAAGCATGGACAAGCAGTTCGTGATAAACAGGTTCATTCAGGCAGTAAGACACACCTGA